GCTTTAACATGAATATGACACTTTTGTATGTGTTTTAGGATATCTTGAAAATCCTATAAGTTGGGCTTTAGAAACCTTTATTGTCTTTCCTAATACCAAAAAACCATGAAATTAATTACAATTGATGTAACGCTTTTTGATAGTCCTTTACAAAATACCTTTTGCCTTTCTGTATTATTTCATGCCCCTCCATTTCTAATAATAACCTTTGTTTGTCTATACCACCTGGATACTTTTCGTTTAACTCACCGCCCTTTTTCAAGGTGCGCCAATATGGTGTTATTTCACTACTTCCTGAATTTTCTCGTTCCTGTGATGCATTTGCAGCGATGTTTATAAAAATTCCCGCAGTAAGCTGACAAGTGAAATCAGCATTATGCTTTTTGGCAAGAAATGCTCTGATTTCATCAGAAGTAATAAGCTTACCTTCGGGTATCCTCTTCATTACCTCATCATATTCGATAGGCGCTGCAATAAGCATATTGCCACAGCCAAAGCGCTTGGCCATTTTATTGTCAGCACCTACAAATTGTACCTTAGGCAGTTCTTTGGTGTTATTAAGTTTTTCATTAAATGATTTTTTGGACATTTCTTTTCCTCCCTCGGTTAGATAATCATTAGTCAAATACTTGTAAAAAACCATAAGACAGAAATATTTTCAGTTCTTGGTTCATTTTGGAGAAAATTGACGGTAATTTGTCGAATCATTAAAGTATGAATAGTACATCAAATACTGCCACAATGACCATAGAAGAACTTCAAAAGCGCTGTGTTGTGAACGGTCAAAACGCTAAACTGACCGCCAAGCTGAACTGGTTTATGGAGCAGTTTCGCTTAAGTAAACACCGGCAATTCGGCGTTTCCAGCGAACGGACCGCTCCTGAACAACAGCAGCTTTTTCTTTTTAATGAGACGGAAGTGGAAGCCCAACCGGTTCCAGCTGAGCCGACCGTGGAAACGATCACCTACCAGCGCCGCAAACAACGCGGCCACCGTGAGACGGTGCTCGAAAACCTGCCGGTTGAAACGGTTGAGTACCGTCTGCCTGTCGAAGAGCAGGTCTGTTCATGTTACGGCGGTCCTTTGCATGAAACGAGCACCGAGGTACGGCAAGAACTTCAGATCATTAGCTATCTCTTCGAAAAACTTCCCAACCTGGATACCAAAGACGAGAATGCTTTTGATAAGCTGCTCCCATGGTCCGAGTCCTTGCCCCTTGTCTGCCGGGGCAGCAAATAAGCCTTACTTGAGTCCCCACCTTACTTGCAAGGTGGGGATTATTTTACGTTTACACTTATACTCATGAAACGCACCTCATTAATAATTGACTTTATAATTAAATTATACCCTATATTAATAAGGTAGTTTCTATCATCGTTTTACGTTAATTACCGCTTTGTTAAGTCTTTATACGTCGACGCCTTCCGACCTTAAGGCGAAGGCCAAACCTTAGCTAGCTCTTAGCTTAGGCCCGGGCGAGCCGGGTCATGCCTGACTTGGGCCGGGGGATGTGGCGCGGCTGCCCCAGACATGTACTACCCCCTGGTCGACTTCTCGCGCTTACCGCGCCCACTGCGTGAAGCCATTGTTGAACTAAACCGCTGGCGCGGTGGCTTTTCCAATTTATTCCTGCCAGTTTATTACACTTTCCTTTATTCTCAATAGAAATAAGGAAGGTGTTTTTTATGCAAGATTATCTTCAATTGATGATGACCTCCATGGAGCTAAGGGGCTTTGCCAAAAGCACTCAAAAAAACTATCTGGCACACATCCGCCGTTTTACGCAATTTTGCGGCAAACACCCTGCAGCAGCCGGCTATGACGATGTCAGGGCTTTTCTTCATCATGCTATTTGCAAAAGAAAACTGAGCTCAGCTTACGTTAATTCTGCCTATGGAGCTATTAAATTCTTTTTTCAGTCGGCTCTATGCCGGAAATGGAATATGCTTCATGTCCCCAGAGTGAAAAAGAGGTCTTTTCTTCCGGTAATTTTATCTCCCCAGGAAGTTTTTCAGATTATTAATTCTACTAATAATCTCAAACACAAAGCTATTCTTTCTACGATTTATTCAGCTGGGCTTCGGGTCAGTGAAGCTGCCCATTTGAAAGTTTCCGATATTGATAGTTCCCAGATGCGTATCTTTATTCGTCAATCTAAAGGAAATAAGGACCGTTATTCGATTCTGTCAGAGAAGAATCTTTCTCTTCTTCGTGAATACTGGAAACTGTATCGTCCTAAATCCTGGCTCTTTCCAGGTGTTCCTGATTCTAAGCCAATTTCTGCCCGGACAATCCAATCCGTTTTTCATAATGCCCTTGTCACTGCCGGGATTTTTAAGGATGTTTCTGTTCATACTCTACGCCATTGTTTTGCTACACACCTTTTAAATAATGGTCCCAGCATCCTGCAAATTAAGAATCTGCTGGGTCATTCCGATATTCAAACTACTTCTATATACCTGCATCTTACTCACGCTCAGGTTCTTGGCCTAAAAAGTCCCCTGGATTTTGCCATTAGGGGTGACTTTGATGCTTGAGTTGCAAGATGTTTTTTCCCGCTTCGGTGTTCGTTTTATTGATTCTCATTTTATTCATTATGAAGGCTTGAATGCTATAAATGCGATTAGAAATTGTAGGACTTCTTCTCTGGGAGGTCATGTGGATGTTTGTGATTCCTGCGGATGTTCCAAGGTCTCATATAATTCTTGCCGGAACAGGAATTGTCCTAAATGCGGTAATTTGAATAAGGAGCAGTGGATTTTGGATCGAAAGTCTGAGCTTTTGCCAGTCCGGTATTTCCATGTTGTTTTCACTGTACCTCATAAACTTAATGGTTTGTTTCTCTCTAACCAGGATTTGATGTACTCTCTTCTTTTTAAGGCGGCATCAGAAACTCTCTCCAAACTTGCTCTGGATAAAAAGTTTTTGGGAGCTCAGATCGGCGTGACGATGGTACTTCATACATGGGGACAAAACCTTTCTTTCCATCCCCATGTCCACTGTATTGTTCCTGGGGGTGGTCTTTCTCCTTCCGGCTTATCTTTTGTGCGTTCGAGAAAAAAGTTCTTTATTCCTGTAAAGGTTTTGTCCAAGGTGTTCCGGGGCAAGTTCCTTTTCTACTTGAAAAAGGCTTTTGTGAAAATCAAATTAAGGTTCTCTGGAGAATCGCTTCAATATGCCGAAAAATCTAGTTTTCAGTCTTTGCTCGATTCTCTATATGATACTTCCTGGGTAGTCTACTGCAAGAAGCCTTTTAAGTAGTCTCATCGTGTGGTGGAGTATTTAAGCCGCTATCTATACCCATAAGATTGCTATTTACAATAACCGCTTGGTTTCTATGGATGATTGGTATGAAGTTTAGCTTCCCCGGGAAAAAGACCCGCAAAGCCATTCTTAACCCTAAAAAAGACAATAAAAAACTACAAGCATAATAAAACGTGCTTTGGGTAGAAAAGTTATCTATCGACCTTTACGAACCTTGTTAAACAGCTAAACCTTTTTCTTTGACTTCGTAACCAAGAGCCTGAAGCCTCTTAATCATGCTGCGAGCTTTGTTTTTGTTCCTTGCTTCTTTATAAAAATCCGGACCATGTTCCTGGTAAAGGCTCTTTGTCTTGAGCATATGGTAAATTGTTGTTACAATTTTTCTTGCAGTTGCAACAGCAGCTTTTTGAGGCCCACGTCTTACTTTGATTGACCAGTACCTCGCAGAAATGTAAGTGTTTTTTGTGTTTGAAGCTGCATGAGCACACTGGCAAAGAAGGGTTTTTACGTAGTTGTTTCCGGCTTTAACGCGCGTGGATTTTCTTTTGCCGGCGCTCTCGTTATTACCCGGATTTAGCCCACACCATGAAGCAATATGATCCTCAGAATGAAACACTTCCATGTCAGGGCCTATTTCCGCAAGAATCGCCTGAGCAGCCGTTTTGTCAATGCCGGGATGAGAGTCGATGATATCAATAAGTTCCTTGTAAGGCTCACATTTTTCATCGATCATGCTTTCCAGCTTGGCAATTTGTGAATTAAGAAAGTCCAGATGCCCTAAAATTTCCTTGATGAGATCTTTTTGATGGTTGTTCAGCTGGCCATTTAAAGATTCAAGCAACTGAGGGATTTTTTGGCGAAGCTTGCGTTTCGCAAGATTGGCAATTGATTCGACATCGTTGCTTTTCTCCTCATCATCGGATATTAATGCAGCAATCATTGCCATTCCAGAAACGCCGAAAACGTCTGAAACAACGCTTGAAAGCATGATATTGCTTGTACGAAGGACATCAAGGAGACGGCTTCTTTCCGATGAACGCATTTGAATCAGTTTTTGTCTGCGTCTTGTTAAATCTCTAAGTTCCCTGATGTATTTTGGAGGGACAAAGCTGCCTTCTACAAGGCCCAGTGCAAGAAGCTTTGCCAGCCATCTAGCATCGTTGGTATCTGTTTTGCGCCCAGGAAGATTCTTTACGTGACGAGCATTAGCCAGAACAATTTCCATTGAATCCTCAAGGATATTGTGTACAGGTATCCAGTTCTTGCCGGTGCTCTCCATGGCTACTTTGGTATAGTCTTCTTCCAAAAGCCATGCTTTTAATTTTTCAAGGTCCGAGGTCATAGTTGTAAATGTTTTGATTGTGTCTTCATACCTTTGTGAATCTTTGGGCCTTAAGGAGACATGCTTTTACAGAATCCTTATGGACATCAAGACCACAAACAACTGGGTTAATAACTTTTAGCAAAGGATCACGCTCCCTGAAATATGTATTATACAGATGTATGGCAGCTCAATGTTACCATTGATTGGTATTCATGCTCTAAGGCAATATTTTTGTGTGCATACGAGCTGGCTCGAGTTGATGGCATTGATGTCTTGCGTTCATTTTTGAACCTTACGTATGCGGGAACATATCAATGGGTTTTTGGCTGTTTTCCACTAAGATATGAAGTGCTGATACAGCATTAAAGAAATTGTTAATGGTTTAACGGATTCCTTATTGTCTTCTTCCATTTATTTAAAAATTCTTCCAAATAATTTTGTATCTTTCACATAGCAATTTTATTTTTATATCTTCGAAACTTTTTGCATCAAAGACTTTTCTGTTCCATATATATTACTTAAGCCCATCATCATATATATTGGATTATTTGTTTCTTTCTCTACTTCGATTTCATTCTATTTAGTTATAATAAATCAAGTCATCAATTTTTTCTTTGAATTGTAAACTCATCAGCAACTGTAAAATCACCGTTGTTTTTGTCTGTTTTTATATAAGAAATACAAATTAATTCAGATTCAATCGATATATTTAAAAATCCAGCAGATGGTAATGTATCGTCCGGATTGTAACCATATTCCACTGCTTTTTTTGTTGCTATACGACTTATTCCAGGTTGGGGAACTAAAATATAATGAATTCCGTCCCTTTGCTCGTTGGCATAAAAATGATCATGTCCATGAAAAACAGCAGTAACATGATTTTGAACAAGCAACTCATGAATTGGCATAGTAAAATCCACTCTGTTTTTATTAAAGGTATATGAACCGTTGAGATCCCTTCCTCCCCATTCAAAATATTTTGAAGCCTGCGCCCCACCTCTGTGTTCTACATCGATTCCACCAAGCAAATGGTGGACAAAGACAAACTTTGTATCACACTTACTGTTTTTTAATATGCTTTCCAGCCACTGATACTGTTCTAAACCCAATGTATCAGACCATCCTGCTGAAGAATCTGTTGTAAAAGTAAAGGCGTCCAATACCACAAAAAGAACATTTTCATATTCAAATGCGTAGTAGTTGGCATTTTTTGTGTCACCTGAAAATGATGAGTTGATACTTGGCATTGGAAAATATTCGTTCCGTATACTTCTCGATAGTCTTTGCTGTTTAGGCCGGAAACCGTTCTCGCCATCATGATTCCCTGTTACAAAATATATCGGA
Above is a window of Peptococcaceae bacterium DNA encoding:
- a CDS encoding transposase zinc-binding domain-containing protein — translated: MLELQDVFSRFGVRFIDSHFIHYEGLNAINAIRNCRTSSLGGHVDVCDSCGCSKVSYNSCRNRNCPKCGNLNKEQWILDRKSELLPVRYFHVVFTVPHKLNGLFLSNQDLMYSLLFKAASETLSKLALDKKFLGAQIGVTMVLHTWGQNLSFHPHVHCIVPGGGLSPSGLSFVRSRKKFFIPVKVLSKVFRGKFLFYLKKAFVKIKLRFSGESLQYAEKSSFQSLLDSLYDTSWVVYCKKPFK
- a CDS encoding site-specific integrase, which encodes MQDYLQLMMTSMELRGFAKSTQKNYLAHIRRFTQFCGKHPAAAGYDDVRAFLHHAICKRKLSSAYVNSAYGAIKFFFQSALCRKWNMLHVPRVKKRSFLPVILSPQEVFQIINSTNNLKHKAILSTIYSAGLRVSEAAHLKVSDIDSSQMRIFIRQSKGNKDRYSILSEKNLSLLREYWKLYRPKSWLFPGVPDSKPISARTIQSVFHNALVTAGIFKDVSVHTLRHCFATHLLNNGPSILQIKNLLGHSDIQTTSIYLHLTHAQVLGLKSPLDFAIRGDFDA
- a CDS encoding MGMT family protein, which translates into the protein MSKKSFNEKLNNTKELPKVQFVGADNKMAKRFGCGNMLIAAPIEYDEVMKRIPEGKLITSDEIRAFLAKKHNADFTCQLTAGIFINIAANASQERENSGSSEITPYWRTLKKGGELNEKYPGGIDKQRLLLEMEGHEIIQKGKRYFVKDYQKALHQL